A window from Chitinophaga filiformis encodes these proteins:
- a CDS encoding Na+/H+ antiporter: protein MHATFVLYIGLILVILLLVMLAQRLKISYPIVLVLGGLVISFIPGLPVISIDPELIFLIFLPPLLYEAAWYTSWKEFWKWRRVIGSFAFGIVLLTSCVIAVVSHYLIPGFTLALGFLLGGIISPPDAVSASTVLKGVDAPKRLSSIVEGESLMNDASSLIVYRFAMAAVITGSFSFHEAALSFVVVIVMGIATGIAVGLVFYALHRWLPTTPSMDTVLTLAAPYVMYISAESFHFSGVLAVVSGGLFMANRRNSILSHLSRIQSINVWATVGFVLNGIVFMLIGLELPIVVQQLGGSSLKEAIWYGLVISVVVIITRILSTMGASVFTVFISRFIKTADSRPGWRMPLVFGWAGMRGVVSLAAALSIPIMAGNQPFPQRNMILFITFVVILVTLVLQGLTLPWLIRKLKLAEPDYLMSELEQEILVRKKLAHTALEVLDKQFKADVEENVLLQQLRMSLENEHTFLQSYAESHGKDVNRRQATKRYRTIYFELLKEQRRMLKMINRKAEFNDEIIRKHFSQLDLAEEKIRLQF from the coding sequence ATGCATGCTACATTCGTATTGTACATTGGCCTCATACTGGTAATACTGTTGCTGGTCATGCTGGCGCAACGTCTGAAGATCTCTTATCCCATTGTGCTGGTACTGGGTGGCCTGGTAATCAGTTTCATTCCCGGCCTGCCGGTCATTTCTATTGATCCGGAGCTTATTTTCCTGATCTTTTTACCTCCCTTGTTGTACGAGGCTGCCTGGTATACTTCCTGGAAGGAATTCTGGAAATGGCGCAGAGTGATCGGTTCTTTTGCCTTCGGCATTGTATTGCTTACGTCTTGTGTGATAGCGGTCGTTTCTCATTATCTCATTCCTGGTTTTACACTGGCCCTGGGTTTTTTGCTGGGAGGTATTATCTCGCCGCCAGATGCCGTTTCTGCCAGTACGGTATTGAAAGGAGTGGATGCGCCCAAGCGGCTTTCGTCTATCGTAGAAGGAGAGAGCCTGATGAACGATGCATCCAGCTTGATCGTATACCGCTTTGCGATGGCGGCGGTCATCACCGGCTCTTTCTCATTTCATGAAGCCGCGCTTAGTTTTGTGGTGGTGATTGTAATGGGAATTGCTACAGGGATTGCCGTAGGGCTGGTATTTTATGCTCTTCACCGCTGGCTGCCTACAACGCCAAGTATGGATACTGTATTGACATTGGCAGCCCCGTATGTGATGTATATAAGCGCAGAGTCTTTTCACTTTTCCGGTGTACTGGCGGTCGTGAGCGGAGGGCTTTTTATGGCAAACAGGCGTAACTCCATCCTGAGTCACCTGAGCCGTATACAGAGCATTAATGTGTGGGCCACCGTCGGATTTGTATTGAATGGTATCGTATTTATGCTGATAGGTCTTGAACTTCCCATTGTGGTGCAGCAGTTGGGCGGAAGTTCGCTGAAAGAGGCGATCTGGTATGGCCTGGTGATCTCAGTAGTAGTGATCATTACCCGCATTCTCAGCACCATGGGGGCTTCTGTATTTACAGTATTCATCAGCCGGTTTATTAAGACTGCGGATAGTCGCCCGGGATGGCGTATGCCGCTTGTATTCGGCTGGGCAGGTATGCGCGGTGTGGTATCGCTGGCGGCGGCTTTGTCCATTCCGATCATGGCAGGTAACCAGCCGTTTCCCCAACGTAATATGATCCTGTTCATCACCTTCGTAGTAATACTGGTAACGCTGGTACTGCAGGGCCTTACACTGCCCTGGCTGATCCGTAAACTGAAACTGGCGGAGCCTGACTACCTCATGTCAGAGCTTGAACAGGAGATCCTTGTCAGGAAAAAACTGGCACATACGGCACTGGAAGTATTGGATAAGCAGTTTAAAGCTGATGTGGAAGAGAATGTATTGTTACAGCAGTTAAGAATGAGCCTGGAAAATGAACATACTTTCCTACAAAGTTATGCAGAATCGCACGGTAAAGATGTAAACCGGCGTCAAGCGACTAAACGGTACAGGACTATTTATTTTGAGCTCTTAAAGGAGCAACGGCGAATGCTGAAGATGATCAACAGGAAGGCGGAGTTCAATGACGAGATCATCCGTAAACATTTTTCTCAGCTGGACCTTGCAGAAGAGAAAATAAGATTGCAGTTTTAA
- a CDS encoding M3 family metallopeptidase → MEQTNTLNPLLQAYNTPFDVPPFGSITHEHYLPAFEEGMKEQSKNIEAITSQQAPPSFANTMEALEKSGKLLRNVSTVFFNLTSANTTPELEEISRQIAPVLAKHADDIYLNAALFARIKALYERQDALELRGEQRKLLEKTYKDFVRNGANLDAAKQERLREINKNLSLLTVRFGQHLLAETNHYELLITNQKDLAGLPASLIEAAALSAKEAGREGWRFTLHNASVMPFLQYADQRHLRKEIYQAYINRCNHDDERDNKEIVTQLVALRAEKAALLGYASHAHLILEENMAKTPAKANELLQQLWTAALPVARQEAKEMQALMDREGKGEQLEAWDWFYYADKVRKEKYNYDAEALRPYFKLDNVREGLFFVAKKLYGLSFHPLKDVPVYHGEVSAYEVKDENKQLTGILYLDFHPRSSKRGGAWMTSYRKQSLNESGRVAPVISIVCNFSRPTGTQPALLTPDEAETFFHEAGHALHGLLSDVTYETLSGTAVPRDFVELPSQVMEHWAFEPEVLEQYAKHYETGEIIPASMVEKMKAATKFNQGFATVEYLAAALLDMSYHTLAPGKTIVPLLFEKEEMDKIGLIPQIAPRYRSTYFQHIFAGGYSAGYYSYIWSEVLDSDAFAAFKEAGDIFDAATATSFRKNILEKGGTEEPMQLYTAFRKREPDVKYLLQHRGLE, encoded by the coding sequence ATGGAGCAGACAAACACCCTTAATCCACTACTTCAGGCATATAATACACCCTTTGACGTTCCTCCTTTTGGCAGCATTACGCACGAGCATTACCTCCCTGCCTTTGAGGAAGGCATGAAAGAACAAAGCAAAAATATTGAGGCTATTACCAGCCAGCAGGCGCCGCCTTCCTTTGCCAATACAATGGAAGCGCTTGAAAAAAGCGGCAAGCTGCTTCGCAATGTCAGCACCGTGTTTTTCAACCTGACGTCTGCCAACACTACTCCCGAACTGGAAGAGATCTCCCGGCAGATAGCGCCTGTGCTGGCAAAACATGCTGACGATATTTACCTGAATGCAGCGTTGTTCGCCAGGATAAAAGCTTTATATGAAAGGCAGGATGCGCTTGAACTGAGGGGAGAACAACGTAAGCTGCTGGAAAAGACCTATAAAGATTTTGTGCGCAATGGCGCCAACCTGGATGCCGCTAAACAGGAAAGGCTCCGGGAGATCAACAAAAACCTCTCCCTGCTTACTGTCCGTTTTGGACAGCACCTGCTGGCTGAGACCAATCATTACGAATTGCTGATCACCAACCAGAAAGACCTCGCAGGCCTTCCCGCTTCTCTTATTGAAGCAGCTGCATTGTCAGCAAAAGAAGCAGGCAGGGAAGGCTGGCGTTTTACCTTGCATAATGCCAGTGTCATGCCTTTCCTGCAGTATGCAGATCAGCGGCATCTGCGGAAAGAGATCTACCAGGCTTATATCAACCGTTGCAATCACGATGATGAACGCGACAACAAAGAGATCGTAACACAGCTGGTTGCCCTGAGAGCTGAAAAAGCAGCGCTGTTGGGATATGCCTCTCATGCACACCTGATCCTGGAAGAAAACATGGCTAAAACGCCCGCAAAAGCCAATGAACTGCTGCAACAGCTGTGGACGGCCGCTTTACCTGTAGCCAGGCAGGAGGCAAAAGAAATGCAGGCGCTCATGGACAGGGAGGGTAAAGGTGAACAACTGGAAGCCTGGGACTGGTTTTACTATGCAGATAAAGTAAGAAAGGAAAAATATAATTACGATGCAGAAGCATTACGTCCGTATTTCAAACTGGACAATGTGCGCGAAGGGCTGTTCTTTGTTGCGAAAAAACTGTACGGACTAAGCTTCCATCCACTGAAAGATGTTCCTGTATATCACGGGGAAGTTTCGGCATATGAAGTAAAAGATGAAAATAAACAGCTGACAGGCATATTGTACCTGGACTTCCATCCCCGCAGCTCCAAACGTGGCGGTGCATGGATGACCTCTTACCGCAAACAGTCGCTGAATGAAAGCGGACGTGTAGCCCCGGTCATTTCTATCGTCTGTAACTTTTCCCGGCCTACCGGTACACAACCTGCGCTGCTTACCCCCGATGAGGCGGAGACCTTCTTCCATGAAGCGGGGCATGCATTGCACGGACTCTTATCTGACGTGACGTATGAAACCCTTTCAGGTACTGCAGTTCCCCGCGATTTCGTGGAACTGCCTTCACAGGTCATGGAGCATTGGGCATTTGAGCCCGAAGTACTGGAACAGTATGCAAAACATTACGAAACGGGCGAGATCATTCCTGCTTCCATGGTAGAGAAGATGAAAGCAGCCACGAAATTCAACCAGGGCTTTGCTACCGTAGAATACCTGGCAGCGGCCCTGCTGGACATGAGCTATCATACACTTGCGCCTGGTAAGACGATCGTGCCGCTGTTATTTGAAAAAGAGGAAATGGATAAGATAGGGCTGATCCCGCAGATCGCGCCCAGGTACCGCAGCACCTACTTCCAGCATATCTTTGCAGGCGGCTATTCTGCCGGGTATTACAGCTATATCTGGTCGGAAGTGCTGGACAGCGATGCCTTTGCCGCATTCAAGGAAGCGGGCGATATTTTTGACGCCGCCACCGCGACGTCTTTCAGAAAGAATATCCTGGAAAAAGGCGGCACGGAAGAACCTATGCAATTGTATACTGCCTTCCGTAAAAGAGAACCCGATGTAAAGTACTTACTGCAACACCGGGGACTGGAATAA
- a CDS encoding gliding motility-associated C-terminal domain-containing protein, translated as MKLKAGYNRLVTLFRLLFICSITGMLMMPATLVGQDIGIRNPSLEGIPSQYRAPGQWMVVSSTPDIQPGVTGVYKPASNGSTYSAFRGGPHWLEAIAQKLNTDLLPDKTYRVSFDLYFARGYDSATCYGALAIYGATTLTDTLELLWQSGAFYNTEWERFTAEFTPHGQYSYIVFGGDVRVACDNAYGIALALDNLADTLREVPKISYDIVPSCKGVSTGAVRISVQGTYPPFACEWEDSTIADERDKLPAGDYIVTIHARNGVTVRDTITVPEAAFDGHAAVTLAGCTGENRNRILLNTTGGTGPYEYYLNGDRQARLSPEFDNLYAGQYDIIIKDAKGCLDTIYDIHVADPPLFTLLGSSLQQMSCAVTNDAILKLAATGGVPPYTYSIPGLVSQGDSIIRNLRGGNYTYHITDAQDCDIAGDFNVPVAVNKCAVLVPNAFSPDGDGVNDVFRVKVFDRISDFRMSVYNRWGQLMFVSTDANEGWLGDLKGQALPSGTYLWTISYLDNTHQAIQQQGSVILIK; from the coding sequence ATGAAATTGAAGGCTGGGTATAACCGGCTGGTAACACTATTCAGGTTACTTTTTATCTGCTCCATTACCGGTATGCTGATGATGCCTGCAACCCTGGTAGGGCAGGACATCGGCATCCGTAATCCTTCACTGGAAGGGATACCGTCTCAATACAGGGCGCCCGGCCAATGGATGGTTGTTTCCTCTACACCGGATATTCAGCCGGGGGTGACCGGCGTATACAAACCGGCCTCAAACGGAAGCACCTATTCTGCCTTCAGGGGCGGGCCACACTGGCTGGAAGCTATTGCCCAGAAATTGAATACTGACCTGTTGCCAGATAAAACCTACAGGGTTTCATTCGACCTCTATTTTGCCCGGGGCTATGATTCCGCTACCTGTTACGGGGCATTGGCTATTTATGGGGCAACAACCCTGACGGATACACTCGAACTGCTCTGGCAGTCGGGTGCATTCTATAATACAGAATGGGAACGCTTTACGGCGGAATTTACACCTCATGGCCAATACAGTTATATCGTATTCGGCGGAGATGTGCGTGTTGCCTGCGATAATGCCTATGGTATAGCATTGGCACTGGACAATCTTGCAGATACACTGCGTGAGGTGCCCAAAATATCCTACGATATAGTACCCAGCTGCAAGGGTGTGAGCACCGGCGCAGTCAGGATATCGGTGCAGGGCACTTACCCTCCGTTTGCCTGCGAATGGGAAGACAGTACAATTGCTGATGAAAGGGACAAACTTCCCGCCGGGGATTATATTGTAACGATACATGCCCGCAACGGCGTGACCGTACGGGATACGATTACTGTACCAGAAGCTGCGTTCGATGGTCATGCAGCCGTGACGCTTGCAGGTTGTACCGGAGAAAACAGGAACAGGATCCTGCTCAATACCACCGGTGGTACCGGGCCTTATGAGTATTATCTGAACGGGGACAGGCAGGCCAGGTTATCGCCGGAATTTGATAACCTGTATGCAGGACAATATGATATCATCATCAAAGATGCAAAAGGATGCCTGGATACCATATACGACATCCACGTGGCAGACCCGCCATTATTTACGCTTCTTGGTAGTTCCCTGCAGCAAATGAGTTGTGCTGTTACCAACGACGCTATATTGAAACTGGCCGCTACCGGTGGTGTGCCTCCATATACCTACAGTATTCCCGGACTTGTATCGCAGGGAGACAGCATTATCAGGAACCTGCGTGGCGGTAATTATACCTATCATATTACGGATGCGCAGGATTGTGATATTGCGGGTGACTTTAACGTTCCTGTAGCTGTCAACAAATGCGCAGTGCTTGTACCAAACGCATTCAGCCCCGACGGAGATGGCGTAAATGATGTATTCCGTGTAAAAGTGTTTGACAGGATCAGTGATTTCAGGATGTCTGTATATAATCGCTGGGGGCAACTGATGTTTGTAAGTACAGATGCAAATGAGGGATGGCTGGGCGATTTGAAAGGGCAGGCTTTACCTTCCGGTACCTATCTATGGACAATTTCTTACCTGGACAATACTCATCAGGCGATACAACAACAGGGGAGTGTCATCCTGATAAAATAG
- a CDS encoding GNAT family N-acetyltransferase yields the protein MAVLNFSDNIILQDERVLLRPLILADDEHLIPFAQNEPDIWKYAVIPPASPGIMREYIRAAVEGRNEGKEYPFIVFDKQQQKYAGSTRFYDIQLANSTLQLGYTWYGKAFQGTGLNKHCKFLLLQYAFERMGIERVEFRATHTNERSIAAMKSIGCTVEGIMRNCAVNPDGTRRSTIILSILKDEWFGTVKENLQKRL from the coding sequence ATGGCAGTACTCAATTTTTCAGATAATATCATCTTACAGGACGAAAGAGTATTGCTCCGTCCACTGATATTAGCTGATGATGAACACCTGATACCCTTTGCACAAAACGAACCCGACATCTGGAAATATGCAGTAATACCTCCCGCCAGCCCCGGTATTATGCGGGAGTACATTCGGGCTGCTGTGGAAGGCCGCAATGAAGGAAAAGAGTATCCTTTTATCGTATTTGATAAACAACAGCAAAAGTATGCAGGCAGTACGCGTTTTTATGATATACAATTGGCCAACAGTACATTACAGTTGGGATATACCTGGTACGGAAAGGCATTCCAGGGTACAGGGCTGAACAAGCACTGTAAGTTTCTGCTGCTGCAATATGCCTTTGAACGGATGGGGATTGAGCGTGTGGAATTCAGGGCCACACATACCAATGAAAGAAGTATCGCTGCGATGAAGAGCATCGGATGTACGGTGGAAGGGATTATGCGGAACTGCGCCGTCAATCCGGATGGTACCAGGAGAAGCACTATCATTCTCAGCATCTTAAAAGATGAATGGTTCGGTACGGTAAAAGAGAACCTGCAGAAGCGCTTATAA
- a CDS encoding YfhO family protein — MNSFSWKKIIPHVIAIAVFLIVALVYCSPALEGKVLQQTDIVHWKGMAQDAFNYKAAHGHFPLWNTHLFSGMPNYQVAMDSKSILPDFGRMLQLYLPKPASYFFLACLCFYILGMAYGVNVLAAVLGSLGFAYATYDPIIISVGHETKMAAIAYMPGLLAGLVLIYRNKYVLGLAVAALFATLEIGAGHPQVTYYLLITMGIMTVGYIIMWIKQQEFRHMLIALGLALVAGLIGVANVSQNLLTTYEYSKYTMRGGKTVDLSEDGKLTQTKTEGLDESYAFSYSLGMSETFVLMMPNAFGGGSGEHLSPDSKVVSALVQQNVPEAQASQVAATLPKYWGGIAPFTAGPPYSGALVCFLAIIGLVVLAGNGSSKAGAITRWWILAATVLMIFIAWGSYFAGFNRILFDHLPMYNKFRAPSMALIIPQLLLPLLAVLTLDRVFFAPDSKEYLQKNFRQILYVSGGVIVLAGLVYLFNDYKGSYDSQILDGFTQQANATVANSILQGMIADRKAMFAGGIGHILWIWILVIIGLYCYMKNIAKPVVILSAFIFVNTVDLLVVAKKYLNSENYQDESSYQAGNFAPTPADQQILQDTDPHYRVLNLSTGDPFNDAVTSYYHRSVGGYHAAKLRTYQDIIETQFAKAGAGLNMGVLNMLDTRYVITRSQDQQQPVPVVQRNPDALGAAWFIKHVRYVNGPIEAIKALDHLNPKDTAIVDNALKGSIGQPVFDSAATIKLVNYDNDAIKYATSANSNQFAVLSEVYYPEGWNAYIDGKQTDYANVNYILRGIAVPAGQHTIEFKFEPASYYTGQKLVLIANILLWLTIAGSIFVLWRQNRTTKA; from the coding sequence ATGAACAGTTTTTCCTGGAAGAAGATCATCCCGCACGTGATTGCCATTGCAGTCTTTTTGATCGTTGCGCTGGTATATTGTAGTCCGGCGCTCGAGGGCAAGGTCTTACAACAGACCGATATTGTACACTGGAAAGGGATGGCGCAGGATGCTTTTAACTACAAGGCGGCGCATGGCCATTTCCCGTTGTGGAATACCCACTTGTTCAGCGGTATGCCCAACTACCAGGTAGCGATGGACTCGAAGTCCATTCTGCCGGATTTTGGCCGTATGTTGCAGTTGTACCTGCCTAAACCAGCCAGCTACTTTTTCCTGGCCTGTTTATGTTTCTACATTCTGGGAATGGCCTATGGCGTAAATGTACTGGCAGCTGTATTAGGCAGCCTGGGTTTTGCCTATGCCACTTATGACCCCATCATTATTTCAGTGGGGCATGAGACTAAAATGGCAGCTATTGCCTATATGCCGGGATTACTGGCCGGACTTGTACTGATCTACAGAAATAAGTATGTACTCGGATTAGCAGTGGCAGCTTTGTTTGCCACCCTGGAAATAGGAGCGGGGCATCCCCAGGTAACCTATTACCTCCTGATCACCATGGGTATTATGACCGTTGGTTATATCATCATGTGGATAAAGCAGCAGGAATTCAGGCATATGCTCATCGCCCTGGGACTGGCGCTCGTAGCTGGTCTGATCGGGGTGGCCAACGTGTCTCAAAACCTGCTGACCACCTACGAGTACTCAAAATATACTATGCGTGGCGGCAAGACGGTCGATCTTTCCGAAGATGGCAAGCTGACACAGACCAAAACCGAAGGACTGGATGAAAGCTATGCATTCTCCTATAGCCTCGGGATGAGTGAAACATTCGTGCTGATGATGCCAAACGCTTTTGGTGGCGGCTCCGGAGAACACCTGAGCCCTGATTCAAAAGTAGTCTCTGCACTTGTACAACAGAATGTTCCCGAAGCACAGGCAAGCCAGGTAGCTGCTACCTTACCTAAATACTGGGGTGGTATTGCACCTTTCACCGCCGGCCCTCCCTATAGTGGCGCATTAGTCTGCTTCCTGGCTATCATCGGCCTGGTTGTGCTTGCCGGAAATGGCAGCAGCAAGGCGGGTGCAATAACCCGCTGGTGGATACTGGCCGCTACCGTTTTAATGATCTTCATTGCCTGGGGTAGCTATTTCGCCGGCTTTAACAGGATATTGTTCGATCATCTGCCCATGTACAATAAGTTCAGGGCGCCATCCATGGCACTGATCATCCCGCAGCTATTACTGCCTTTACTGGCTGTATTAACGCTGGACAGGGTTTTCTTTGCTCCCGATTCAAAAGAATACCTGCAGAAGAATTTCAGGCAGATCCTGTATGTCAGCGGTGGGGTGATCGTATTGGCAGGCCTGGTATATCTTTTCAATGATTATAAAGGCAGCTACGATAGCCAGATCCTGGACGGCTTTACCCAACAGGCTAACGCTACCGTGGCCAACAGCATTCTGCAGGGTATGATCGCCGACAGGAAAGCCATGTTTGCCGGAGGCATCGGGCACATATTGTGGATCTGGATACTGGTGATCATCGGATTGTATTGCTATATGAAGAACATCGCAAAACCTGTGGTGATCCTCTCTGCATTCATATTCGTAAATACGGTAGACCTGCTGGTAGTAGCTAAAAAATATCTCAACAGTGAGAACTACCAGGATGAATCCAGCTACCAGGCCGGTAACTTCGCACCAACGCCTGCCGATCAGCAGATACTGCAGGACACCGATCCGCATTACAGGGTATTGAACCTCTCTACAGGCGACCCTTTCAATGATGCGGTTACCTCTTACTATCACCGTTCAGTGGGTGGTTACCATGCTGCGAAACTGCGCACCTACCAGGATATTATCGAAACCCAGTTTGCAAAAGCCGGTGCAGGACTGAACATGGGTGTGCTGAACATGCTGGATACACGCTATGTGATCACCCGTTCGCAGGATCAGCAACAGCCGGTGCCTGTAGTACAGCGTAATCCTGATGCACTGGGAGCTGCCTGGTTCATTAAACATGTCCGGTATGTAAATGGTCCTATCGAGGCTATTAAAGCCCTGGATCACCTGAATCCAAAAGATACAGCGATCGTAGATAATGCCCTCAAGGGAAGCATCGGCCAGCCGGTCTTTGATTCTGCTGCTACCATTAAACTGGTAAACTATGATAACGATGCCATCAAATATGCCACGAGCGCAAACAGCAACCAGTTTGCTGTATTAAGTGAGGTGTATTATCCGGAAGGCTGGAACGCTTACATCGATGGAAAGCAAACCGATTACGCGAACGTTAACTACATCCTGCGTGGTATAGCAGTACCTGCCGGTCAGCATACCATCGAGTTCAAATTTGAACCTGCTTCCTATTATACCGGTCAGAAACTGGTACTCATTGCAAACATCCTGCTGTGGTTAACGATCGCAGGTAGCATCTTTGTATTGTGGAGACAGAACAGGACTACAAAAGCATAA